From the genome of Longispora fulva:
GGCAACTTCTTCTGCGTCATCGAACCCGACAACACGTTCCTGGCCGGCTGTGGCTTCCTGGCCGAACTCGCCTGCGACGGCACCCGACAGGTGGGCCTGTTCTGGAGTGACGCGCTCGGCTGGCCACTGGTGTGGGACGACAACGAGGAGACCGCCATCCAGTCACCGCACGGCGGGACGAAGATCGCCTGGGGCGGGCCGCCCGTCGCGCCGAAACTCGTCCGCAACACACAGCGTTTCCTGCTCGCCGTGACCGACACCGACCTGGGCACCGAGATCGACCGGCTGGTGTCACTCGGCGCAACCCTGAACTCGATGACCGGCGACGACTCCGCCGAGCTGGCCGACCCGAACGGCAACGAGTTCGACCTACGACAGACCTGACCAGTCACCGTCCTGGACGAACCTTGATTCTCAAAATTGAGGGAAAATGGTGTGGGAGCGGGGCACTTTGCCCCGACGTCTTGTCTGATGGTTTTCACCGAGGTGATGCGTCTCCGCGCCTTCTTAGCCGGGACCTTCGT
Proteins encoded in this window:
- a CDS encoding VOC family protein, encoding MAVQLLAVTYDADDPARLARFWGGMLRRDTVADADGLLLPGTPTQVGLRFTPGRPDQAHLNRLHLHLTSASLDHQQDTVAAALAIGARHVDVGQQPEDGHIVLADPGGNFFCVIEPDNTFLAGCGFLAELACDGTRQVGLFWSDALGWPLVWDDNEETAIQSPHGGTKIAWGGPPVAPKLVRNTQRFLLAVTDTDLGTEIDRLVSLGATLNSMTGDDSAELADPNGNEFDLRQT